A genomic region of Canis aureus isolate CA01 chromosome 16, VMU_Caureus_v.1.0, whole genome shotgun sequence contains the following coding sequences:
- the C1QL1 gene encoding C1q-related factor: protein MLLVLVVLIPVLVSSGGPDGHYEMLGTCRMVCDPYPARGPGAGARPDGGDALSEQSGAPPPSTLVQGPQGKPGRTGKPGPPGPPGDPGPPGPVGPPGEKGEPGKTGPPGLPGAGGSGAISTATYTTVPRVAFYAGLKNPHEGYEVLKFDDVVTNLGNNYDATSGKFTCNIPGTYFFTYHVLMRGGDGTSMWADLCKNGQVRASAIAQDADQNYDYASNSVILHLDAGDEVFIKLDGGKAHGGNSNKYSTFSGFIIYSD, encoded by the exons atgctgctggtgctggtggtgctcaTCCCCGTGCTGGTGAGCTCGGGCGGCCCGGACGGCCACTATGAGATGCTGGGCACCTGCCGCATGGTATGCGACCCCTACCCCGCGCGGGGCCCCGGCGCCGGCGCTCGGCCCGACGGCGGCGACGCCCTGAGCGAGCAGAGCGGCGCGCCCCCGCCTTCCACGCTGGTGCAGGGCCCCCAGGGGAAACCGGGCCGCACAGGCAAGCCGGGCCCCCCGGGGCCTCCCGGGGACCCAGGTCCTCCGGGCCCTGTGGGGCCACCCGGGGAGAAGGGTGAGCCAGGCAAGACCGGCCCTCCCGGGCTACCGGGTGCGGGGGGCAGCGGCGCCATCAGCACGGCCACCTACACCACGGTGCCACGCGTGGCCTTCTACGCCGGCCTCAAGAACCCTCACGAGGGTTACGAGGTGCTCAAGTTCGACGACGTGGTCACCAACCTAGGCAACAATTACGACGCGACCAGCGGCAAGTTTACGTGCAACATTCCCGGCACCTACTTTTTCACCTACCACGTCCTCATGCGCGGCGGCGACGGCACCAGTATGTGGGCGGACCTCTGCAAGAACGGCCAG gtGCGGGCCAGCGCCATAGCCCAGGACGCAGACCAGAACTATGACTATGCCAGCAACAGTGTGATCCTGCACCTGGACGCGGGTGATGAGGTCTTCATCAAGCTCGACGGAGGCAAAGCGCACGGCGGCAACAGCAACAAATACAGCACGTTCTCCGGCTTCATCATCTACTCCGATTGA